Proteins found in one Planctomycetes bacterium MalM25 genomic segment:
- a CDS encoding Glycosyl transferase, producing the protein MAKTIFFSVGEPSGDLHGANLIRALQAGSGETIRCVGYGGPRMRKAGAELHYDLTTLAVMGFLQVFWKLPQFFKLSSRAARIFDEQRPDAVVLIDFPGFNWHIARHAKKRGVPVFYYGTPQVWGWASWRVKKLRRDVDHGLCKLPFEEPWLRERGVNATYVGHPYFDELNSRRLDEAALERLSDDERPLVALLPGSRTQEVKANFGTLLNAMKKIRARVPKARFVVAAFKPAHAEGILRMIDDAGLIKTEGPSVCVGQTPEVIESATCCLAVSGSVSLELLHHAKPTAIVYKTSRLLYLAQSYFRRVPYITLVNLLTAPKLFPEKVGVYDPDSPDDAHALMPEYLTYSDCSDRLADHAVEWLTNDDARADLIARMEELRRRVDTPGASERAAAYVLRELQVTPGAGRQAA; encoded by the coding sequence ATGGCGAAGACAATCTTCTTCTCGGTCGGCGAACCGAGCGGCGACCTGCACGGGGCGAACCTGATCCGCGCTCTGCAAGCCGGTTCGGGGGAGACGATCCGTTGCGTCGGCTACGGCGGGCCCCGCATGCGTAAGGCGGGCGCCGAGCTGCATTACGACCTGACCACGCTCGCCGTGATGGGCTTCTTGCAGGTCTTCTGGAAGCTGCCGCAGTTCTTCAAGCTCTCTTCGCGGGCGGCGCGGATCTTCGACGAGCAGCGGCCCGACGCGGTGGTGCTGATCGACTTCCCGGGCTTCAACTGGCACATCGCCCGGCACGCGAAGAAACGCGGCGTGCCGGTCTTCTACTACGGCACGCCCCAAGTGTGGGGCTGGGCGTCCTGGCGTGTGAAGAAGCTCCGCCGCGATGTCGATCACGGGCTCTGCAAGCTGCCGTTCGAGGAGCCCTGGCTCCGCGAGCGGGGCGTGAACGCCACGTACGTCGGGCATCCCTACTTCGACGAACTCAACAGCCGGCGACTCGACGAGGCGGCGCTCGAACGCCTGAGCGATGACGAGCGCCCGTTGGTCGCGCTCCTGCCCGGCTCGCGGACGCAGGAGGTCAAAGCGAACTTCGGCACGCTGCTCAACGCGATGAAGAAGATCCGCGCCCGAGTTCCGAAGGCCCGTTTCGTCGTCGCCGCGTTCAAGCCGGCCCACGCCGAGGGGATCCTCCGCATGATCGACGACGCGGGGCTCATCAAGACCGAGGGGCCCTCGGTCTGCGTCGGACAGACTCCCGAGGTGATCGAGTCGGCCACGTGCTGCCTGGCGGTTTCCGGTTCGGTGTCGCTCGAACTGCTGCACCACGCGAAGCCGACGGCGATCGTCTACAAGACCTCGCGACTGCTCTACCTGGCGCAGAGCTATTTCCGACGCGTGCCTTACATCACGCTGGTCAACCTGCTGACCGCGCCGAAACTGTTCCCGGAGAAGGTGGGCGTCTACGATCCCGACTCACCCGACGACGCCCACGCGCTGATGCCCGAGTACCTGACCTACTCCGATTGCTCCGATCGCCTCGCGGACCACGCCGTCGAGTGGCTCACCAACGACGACGCCCGCGCCGATCTGATCGCCCGCATGGAGGAGCTGCGTCGGCGGGTCGACACGCCGGGCGCCTCGGAACGGGCCGCGGCGTACGTGCTGCGAGAACTGCAAGTCACCCCGGGAGCGGGCCGTCAGGCCGCCTGA